In the genome of Raphanus sativus cultivar WK10039 chromosome 4, ASM80110v3, whole genome shotgun sequence, one region contains:
- the LOC108861264 gene encoding U-box domain-containing protein 21 yields the protein MGFTWGMRLRGASKKKIAPVMSWSESTSEPDITIPPEFQCPISIDLMKDPVIISTGITYDRTSIEKWIESGNNTCPVTNTVLTTFDQIPNHTIRKMIQGWCVEIGSSLIERIPTPRVPLMPCEVYEICRKLSSATRRGDYEKCEEIILRIKKLESESEKNRNCIIENGVALVLCACFEKFSGDDKLTSLLGKILSMLTWMVPIGWEGLTTLASASSFRCIAGFLSSKDDTVRENAALLLKEILSLEETQVHAFAEENGVAAAFLELIRDSVSSSATKSSLTAVSQMVLQKPEIASAFLEIGLVNQMVEMIIDGENSVCERALAVLDAVCETSEGIEEVRRNALVVPLLVKKILKVSEEATRSSVSVILKLCKTGNASAVEEAVRLGAFQKMFLVLQVGYGEETKEKATELLKMMNRQMKVMSDDVDSLVDFKYLKKPF from the coding sequence ATGGGTTTTACATGGGGAATGAGACTACGTGGAGCTAGCAAGAAGAAGATAGCTCCGGTAATGAGTTGGTCGGAATCGACATCGGAGCCGGACATAACGATCCCGCCGGAGTTTCAATGCCCAATCTCGATCGATCTCATGAAAGATCCGGTGATAATCTCCACAGGCATTACCTACGATCGCACAAGCATCGAAAAATGGATCGAATCAGGGAACAACACGTGTCCTGTCACGAACACGGTCTTGACCACATTCGATCAGATCCCGAACCACACGATTCGCAAGATGATCCAAGGatggtgcgtggagattggttCGTCGTTGATTGAGCGGATCCCAACGCCACGTGTCCCTTTGATGCCGTGTGAGGTCTACGAGATCTGCAGAAAGCTATCCTCTGCTACGCGGCGTGGGGATTACGAGAAATGCGAGGAGATTATTTTGAGGATTAAGAAGTTGGAGAGTGAAAGCGAGAAAAATAGAAATTGTATTATCGAAAACGGCGTCGCATTGGTTTTGTGTGCTTGTTTCGAAAAGTTCTCGGGAGACGATAAATTAACGTCTCTGTTGGGAAAGATTTTGTCTATGCTGACGTGGATGGTTCCTATTGGGTGGGAGGGTTTAACGACACTGGCGTCTGCGTCGTCGTTTCGTTGCATCGCGGGTTTCTTGAGTAGCAAGGACGATACCGTTCGTGAAAACGCTGCGCTTCTGTTGAAGGAGATTCTATCGTTGGAAGAAACGCAAGTTCACGCGTTTGCGGAGGAGAACGGAGTCGCGGCAGCGTTTCTTGAACTGATTCGCGATTCGGTTTCCTCTAGCGCGACGAAATCTTCGTTGACAGCGGTTTCTCAAATGGTCTTGCAAAAGCCAGAGATCGCGTCTGCGTTTCTCGAAATCGGCCTCGTGAATCAAATGGTGGAGATGATCATCGATGGTGAGAACAGCGTTTGCGAGAGAGCATTAGCGGTTCTAGACGCGGTTTGCGAAACAAGTGAAGGGATAGAGGAAGTGAGGAGAAACGCGTTGGTGGTGCCGCTTTTGGTGAAGAAGATTCTTAAGGTCTCTGAAGAAGCGACGAGGAGCTCAGTGTCTGTGATTTTGAAGCTGTGTAAAACAGGGAACGCGTCTGCTGTTGAGGAAGCGGTGCGTTTGGGAGCGTTTCAGAAGATGTTCTTGGTGTTACAGGTTGGGTATGGGGAAGAGACGAAGGAGAAAGCGACAGAGTTGCTGAAGATGATGAACAGACAAATGAAAGTAATGAGTGATGATGTTGATTCTTTAGTGGACTTTAAGTATCTCAAGAAGCCATTTTGA